CGCAGAGTTTGACAAGAGTTTGACCAAACACCTTGCTGTAACTCGGTGGTTTTGGCGTTTTGCTAGGCCTCGCTTTGCCTGTACTGAGGTTGAAAGCTGACTGCGCGTGGTAACCAACTTGATCAGCTTCTGCGTAGGGATACCCTTTGCCTTTCTTTGTAACAACATGAACCATGACCGGACCGCCCACGCGATGAGCGGATTGAAACGTTCGCGTCATTTCAGCAATGTCATGACCATCGATCGGACCGATGTAGGTGAAACCAAGCTCTTCAAAGACGGCGCCAACTTTTGGAACAGCGAGTCGTCGCATGCTCTCCTTGAGCCGATTCAGCTCAGGTGGAATCTCTCCCCCCATGAAGGGGAGATTTCTTACGCTTTCTTCAACGCTTCCAGACAAAAATTGAATTGGTGGGCTTAATCGCATCCGATTCAGGTAGGTCGACAGCGCTCCAACAGGTGGAGAAATCGACATGTCGTTGTCGTTTAAAACAACGAGAAGTGGAGTGGATGGAAGATGACCTGCATGGTTGATCGCCTCTAAGGCCATACCACCAGTCAGCGCCCCATCACCAATCACAGCAACGCATTTGTAATCAAGACCTTGCCGATCTCGGGCTATGGCCATTCCCAAAGCTGCCGAGATGGATGTGCTGGCGTGCCCAGCACCGAAATGATCAAAACGACTTTCCGTTCTCTTGAGGTATCCGGCAACTCCTCCCTGCTGACGCAGGGAGTCGAAGCTTCCATAGCGTCCAGTAATCAATTTGTGCGGATACGCCTGATGACCCACATCCCACACCACCTTGTCTTGATCAAGATCAAGGGTTTGGTAAAGGGCCAGTGTTAATTCAACAACTCCTAATCCGGGTCCGAGATGGCCGCCACTGTTGGACACCACTTCCAAATGGCGTTCACGAATTTGCTTGGCCACATCCTCAAGCTGGGTCTCCGACAGCCCATGCAGCTGATTGGGATGGGTTAATTCGCTCAGATGCATACCCATCCTCACACCGGTTCAGTCAATCTACGAGCCCCACCGACCCTTTGCGATCTTGAGCGGTTGTCAGACTGCAGCAATGGATCATTATTTGCCGAGGATCCTGCGCGCCCGTGTCTATGACGTGGCCCGGGAAACCCCTTTAGAACTCGCCAACAATTTGAGCCGACGGCTGAGCAACAGCGTTTGGTTGAAACGGGAAGATCTTCAACCCGTTTTTTCTTTCAAGCTGCGAGGTGCTTACAACCGCATGGCTCAACTCTCAGAGGCTGAGCTGTCACTCGGGGTCATCGCTTCCAGTGCTGGAAATCATGCCCAAGGTGTGGCCCTCAGCGCCTCCCATCTCCGCTGTAGAGCTGTGATCGTGATGCCAGTCACGACCCCTGGTGTGAAAGTTGATGCTGTGCGCCAGCTGGGAGCCGAGGTGGTGCTTCATGGTGAGACGTACGACGAGGCCTACGCCGAAGCCAGGTCACGGAGCGAAGCTGAGCAGCTTTGCTTTATTCATCCATTTGACGATCCTGAGGTGATCGCTGGACAAGGCACTGTGGGCATGGAAATCCTGCGCCAGTGTCATCAGCCACCCGACGCGATTTACGTGGCGGTGGGCGGTGGTGGTTTGATCGGGGGAATTGCCGTTTACGTGAAGAGTCTCTGGCCTGACGTCCAAATCAT
The window above is part of the Synechococcus sp. WH 8020 genome. Proteins encoded here:
- the dxs gene encoding 1-deoxy-D-xylulose-5-phosphate synthase → MHLSELTHPNQLHGLSETQLEDVAKQIRERHLEVVSNSGGHLGPGLGVVELTLALYQTLDLDQDKVVWDVGHQAYPHKLITGRYGSFDSLRQQGGVAGYLKRTESRFDHFGAGHASTSISAALGMAIARDRQGLDYKCVAVIGDGALTGGMALEAINHAGHLPSTPLLVVLNDNDMSISPPVGALSTYLNRMRLSPPIQFLSGSVEESVRNLPFMGGEIPPELNRLKESMRRLAVPKVGAVFEELGFTYIGPIDGHDIAEMTRTFQSAHRVGGPVMVHVVTKKGKGYPYAEADQVGYHAQSAFNLSTGKARPSKTPKPPSYSKVFGQTLVKLCEQNPKVVGITAAMATGTGLDILQKALPDQYIDVGIAEQHAVTLSAGMACDGLRPVVAIYSTFLQRAFDQLIHDVGIQKLPVTFVLDRAGIVGADGPTHQGQYDISYMRAIPNFTVMAPKDEAELQRMLVTCLNHDGPTALRIPRGPGEGVPLMEEGWEALPIGCGEVVREGKDILVVAYGAMVPKAVATAKCLAAVGVEVSVINARYLRPLDEALIHPIAKKIGKIVTMEEGALAGGFGSAVLESLQEKGLAIPMLRIGIPDRLVDHATPQQSFEALGLTPDQMAVRIKQHFLLSTTGSLSLEEIAPAEVSSAGSA